The following proteins come from a genomic window of Vicia villosa cultivar HV-30 ecotype Madison, WI unplaced genomic scaffold, Vvil1.0 ctg.002629F_1_1, whole genome shotgun sequence:
- the LOC131639432 gene encoding uncharacterized protein LOC131639432 produces the protein MEGRKKLSSSSSSSSSSFTSELFGSIDFHPSSASSGIFDSIFSPSSKVFGRESLRSALNGKTATEGSNSKIGTQDYMSKGNADYVIKGSEGETEEKTNKDMSYVYQEQRVQPCQLSSSIYYGGQDVYSHPQSTRGSGSNTMYKKDGGEDDSGSASRGNWWQGSLYY, from the exons ATGGAAGGAAGAAAGAAATTgagttcttcttcttcatcttcatcatcttctttcaCTTCTGAACTCTTTGGTTCCATTGATTTTCATCCTTCCTCTGCTTCTTCTGGAATTTTCGACTCTATTTTTTCTCCATCTTCAAAG GTGTTTGGAAGAGAGTCTCTGCGTTCTGCACTGAATGGAAAAACTGCTACTGAAGGATCAAACTCCAAAATTGGTACTCAAG ATTATATGAGTAAGGGAAATGCAGATTATGTGATTAAGGGAAGTGAGGGTGAAACTGAGGAGAAAACAAATAAGGATATGAGTTATGTTTATCAAGAACAAAGAGTTCAACCATGTCAGCTTAGTTCATCAATCTATTATGGTGGCCAAGATGTATACTCTCATCCTCAGAGTACTCGTGGTTCGGGATCGAACACTATG TACAAGAAAGATGGTGGAGAAGATGATTCAGGAAGTGCCTCAAGAGGAAACTGGTGGCAAG GATCTCTCTATTATTAA